A stretch of DNA from Anaerolineales bacterium:
AACGCTTGCACTGCAAGCTTATACGACGATTTCCTCTGCTGCTTCAGGCAGCTCGTATCCAAACTGGCGTAATCGCTTCTTCAAATCAGCCAGCGATTTTCGGCCGAAGCCATCAATGGCCAGGATCGTCGATTCGCCTTTTGCGAGAAGCTCCATCGCCTGCCCAACCTTGGTGATATTTGCCTTCGCCAGTGACTCTGTGGCCCGCGTACCGATGCCGAGCTCAGCGATAAGTCGGTCTGGAGATGTGCGGGCTTGCTCTCGAGCGGTTTTGTCATCGATGTATTGCTGGCGAACCTGTAATTTCTTGTAGAACCGATCAACTTGCCCTTCGGTATCGACAATACGTTGCTCACCGGTA
This window harbors:
- a CDS encoding 50S ribosomal protein L31, whose amino-acid sequence is MKAGIHPEFYPDAQVICACGNTWTTGSTKKVIHTDVCSKCHPFFTGEQRIVDTEGQVDRFYKKLQVRQQYIDDKTAREQARTSPDRLIAELGIGTRATESLAKANITKVGQAMELLAKGESTILAIDGFGRKSLADLKKRLRQFGYELPEAAEEIVV